The nucleotide sequence TGTGGGGATTTCAATCGCTTTCATTGGTCGATAATTTTACAACCCAGATTTCAGGTTGGGGAGTAAAAGGAGGATTTCTTTACAGGCTGGATGAAAATCTGAGATTCTCCTTTACGGTAGAATCGCCCTATTTATATAGTCTCAGCGACCGCTTTTCAAGCGAATTGCAGTCAAATTATGATTTTCGAAGAGTTCCCGTATTTCGAAACGGGGTGCTATTTGACTCTACCAATTCTTCTCAAGACCGTTTTGAAGGCTCATTTGACTATACACTACGAACTCCTTTCGTTTTTGGTTTGGGTTTCAGTTATGAAGAATCTTGGATGACGCTCGCTGCCGATTTACGATATACTAATCATAAAGAGCTTTCTTACAGCCAAGACAATTCTCCCCTTGATGACATCAATACGGTAATTCAAAATCAACTTTCCGCAAGTTATGGGTTAGCGATTGGTCTTGAAATTCGCCCTTCTGAAATCCCATTTCGATTTCGAGGGGGTTATGGATTCGACACTTCACCTTTCCAATTCAAACTATCTAATCCTAATCAAAATTCTGACTTCGGAGACGCTCGGCAAAGGTTTTCTCTCGGTGCCGGAATCATTCTTAGAAAAACACTCACGCTTGACTTCGCCTATGTTTATCAATGGCAAACAGTGGAAAACAGGTTTTACAGCGGTTCTCCTATTATTTCAGACAAAGTAACGCAATCGTTTCTTTCACTAACGGCAAGCTTCCGATTTTAAATTGAGAATCTCTGAGGAAACATCTCAAACAATTTTAGGGTTATATCGTATATTAGCGTTCAAATTTATTTTAACATTAAATAAATCAACAAATGGAAAACACTGGTTTTGCATATCGCGAAGTTTCAAGCGCTTCTTCGCTAGTTTCGATTGAAAAGCGTGTGATTAACCAAGTCTTTTTTTGGATGATGCTTGGTCTTCTTTTTACAGCAGGCACCGCTTGGTGGGCTGCCGGCACTGAATCGGTCAGAAACATCGTTTTTGGGAATCGTTTGGTTTTTTGGGGACTCATCATTGCCGAACTTGGTTTGGTGTTTGCAATTAGCGGTTTAATCAACCGTATTTCTTCAATGGCTGCTGCCGGTTTATTTTTTCTTTATTCCGGTTTAAACGGGCTAACGCTCTCTTCCATTTTCTTGGTTTACAACCTTGGTTCAATTGCTGGAGTGTTTTTAATTACTGCTGGCATGTTTGGTGCAATGGCCGTTTTTGGTGCAACAACCAAAATGGATCTTTCGAAAATTGGCGCTTTGCTTTTTATGGCATTAATTGGAATGGTTATTGCCGGGCTTGTTAATATATTTTTAGGAAGTAGCATGTTAAGTATGATTATCAGCGCAATTGGGGTGGTTGTATTTACCGGACTTACCGCTTACGACATGCAGCGTATTAAAGAAATGGCCAGTGCAGCGCTTGATGGTGAAAGTGAAGGGAAAATTGC is from Chloroherpetonaceae bacterium and encodes:
- a CDS encoding Bax inhibitor-1/YccA family protein; the encoded protein is MENTGFAYREVSSASSLVSIEKRVINQVFFWMMLGLLFTAGTAWWAAGTESVRNIVFGNRLVFWGLIIAELGLVFAISGLINRISSMAAAGLFFLYSGLNGLTLSSIFLVYNLGSIAGVFLITAGMFGAMAVFGATTKMDLSKIGALLFMALIGMVIAGLVNIFLGSSMLSMIISAIGVVVFTGLTAYDMQRIKEMASAALDGESEGKIAVMGALSMYLNFINLFLSLLQLFGGRNDE